GCCGCCATCACCAAGCTGTCGCACATGCGCGGCTTCGGCGAGTACGTGGCCTTCGACCAGATCGACAAGGCTCCCGAAGAGAAGGAGCGCGGCATCACGATTTCCACGGCGCACGTGGAATACCAGACCGCGACCCGTCACTACGCCCACGTGGACTGCCCCGGCCACGCCGACTACATCAAGAACATGATCACCGGCGCCGCTCAGATGGACGGCGCGATCCTGGTGGTCGCCGCCACCGACGGCCCCATGCCCCAGACCCGTGAGCACATCCTGCTCGCCCGTCAGGTCGGCGTGCCCCACCTGGTGGTATTCATGAACAAGTGCGACCTGGTGGACGACGCCGAACTGCTGGAGCTGGTGGAGCTGGAAGTCCGCGAGCTGCTGACCAAGTACGGCTTCCCCGGCGACGACATCCCGGTGATCAAGGGCTCCGCCCTGAAGGCCCTTGAGGCGGACGACGCCAAGAGCCCCGACGCCGCCCCGATCTTCGAGCTGCTGGACGCCTGCGACTCCTACTTCCCCGAGCCGCAGCGCGACATCGACAAGCCGTTCCTGATGCCCATCGAGGACGTGTTCTCCATCTCCGGCCGCGGCACCGTCGTGACCGGTCGTGTCGAGCGCGGCACCGTGAAGGTCGGCGAGGAAGTCGCCATCGTCGGCATCAAGGAAACCGTGAAGACCACCTGCACGGGCGTCGAAATGTTCCGCAAGCTTCTAGACCAGGGCCAGGCCGGCGACAACGTCGGTGTGCTGCTGCGCGGCATCAAGCGTGAGGACGTGGAGCGCGGTCAGGTTCTGGCCAAGCCCGGTTCCATCACCCCGCACAAGAAGTACAAGGCCGAGGTCTACATCCTGAACAAGGAAGAGGGCGGCCGCCACACCCCGTTCTTCTCGGGCTACCGTCCGCAGTTCTACTTCCGCACGACCGACGTCACCGGCGTGGTGACCCTGAACGAGGGCGTGGAGATGGTCATGCCCGGCGATAACGCCACTTTCAACGTCGAGCTCATCGCCCCCATCGCCATGGAGACCGGTCTGCGCTTCGCCATTCGCGAAGGCGGCCGCACCGTCGGCGCGGGCGTCGTGACCGAGATCATGGAGTAACACCATGCGGCTCAACATCATCTTGCAGTGCACCGAGTGCAAGCGCAAGAATTACGCAACTGAAAAGAACAAGAAAAACACGACTGGTCGCCTTGAGGTGAAGAAGTACTGTCCCTGGGACAAGAAGCACACCGTTCACCGCGAAGCGAAATAGTCGAAACGCAGGGCAGTAGCTCCAACGGCAGAGCAACGGACTCCAAATCCGTGGGTTGTGGGTTCGAATCCCTCCTGCCCTGCCATATTTCTGGTAGGCACAAATGGCCACGAAGAAGGTTAAATCCGGGGAAGCGGCGGACTCCGAGCAGTCCGCCGCCTCGTCGGTCCAGGGCAAGTTCGAGGAGTTCAAAGAGTTCTTCGAACTGTCCAAGGTGGAGATCAAGAAAGTCACTTGGCCCACCCGCAGGGAGACCGTCACCACATCGGTGGCCGTGCTTATCCTTGTGGTCGTGATGTCCATTTTCCTGGGCGTCGTGGACCTCGGACTTTCCAAACTGATGCAGATGGTCCTGTCATGACGGCCGACGCGATCGACACCCCTCTTCCGGAGGCCCAGGCCAA
The window above is part of the Fundidesulfovibrio soli genome. Proteins encoded here:
- the tuf gene encoding elongation factor Tu, whose protein sequence is AAITKLSHMRGFGEYVAFDQIDKAPEEKERGITISTAHVEYQTATRHYAHVDCPGHADYIKNMITGAAQMDGAILVVAATDGPMPQTREHILLARQVGVPHLVVFMNKCDLVDDAELLELVELEVRELLTKYGFPGDDIPVIKGSALKALEADDAKSPDAAPIFELLDACDSYFPEPQRDIDKPFLMPIEDVFSISGRGTVVTGRVERGTVKVGEEVAIVGIKETVKTTCTGVEMFRKLLDQGQAGDNVGVLLRGIKREDVERGQVLAKPGSITPHKKYKAEVYILNKEEGGRHTPFFSGYRPQFYFRTTDVTGVVTLNEGVEMVMPGDNATFNVELIAPIAMETGLRFAIREGGRTVGAGVVTEIME
- the rpmG gene encoding 50S ribosomal protein L33 translates to MRLNIILQCTECKRKNYATEKNKKNTTGRLEVKKYCPWDKKHTVHREAK
- the secE gene encoding preprotein translocase subunit SecE, which gives rise to MATKKVKSGEAADSEQSAASSVQGKFEEFKEFFELSKVEIKKVTWPTRRETVTTSVAVLILVVVMSIFLGVVDLGLSKLMQMVLS